In Aedes albopictus strain Foshan chromosome 3, AalbF5, whole genome shotgun sequence, the following are encoded in one genomic region:
- the LOC109400867 gene encoding large ribosomal subunit protein eL36 encodes MAPRYEICVGLNKGHKTTKLRQLQYRGDRKVKGIRPSRTKGIQTKHTKFVRDLVREVVGHAPYEKRGMELLKVSKDKRALKFLKRRLGTHIRAKRKREELSNILAHMRKAAHK; translated from the exons ATGGCTCCCCGATACGAAATCTGTGTCGGTCTTAACAAAGGCCACAAGACCACCAAGCTGAGGCAGCTGCAGTACCGCGGCGATCGCAAAGTTAAGGGAATCCGCCCGTCCCGCACCAAGGGA ATCCAGACCAAGCACACCAAATTCGTGCGCGACCTGGTCCGTGAGGTTGTCGGACATGCCCCGTACGAGAAGCGAGGAATGGAATTGCTGAAGGTGTCCAAGGATAAGCGCGCCCTGAAGTTCCTGAAGCGCCGCCTGGGTACGCACATCCGTGCCAAGAGGAAGCGTGAGGAACTGTCCAACATCCTGGCCCATATGCGTAAGGCCGCCCACAAGTAA